A single genomic interval of Sphingobium sp. EM0848 harbors:
- a CDS encoding aromatic ring-hydroxylating dioxygenase subunit alpha, with protein MLDVSETISNRIIDHIRNGTTDLADTDMLVPIAHFSDEEYAKREIDAIRRQFLVAAHHSELPEPGTFLTRDILGTSLLIVRRQDGAVAACLNMCRHRGGKVELAEKGKKKFFVCSYHGWSYAQDGALRGVPYEDTFDSIEKSCRSLIPVRCEERHGFIWVNLDTNGTGDLQSFLGPLADEHMPSFDIPGTVIFRTETIELGVNWKIILDGATDILHPQFLHANTVGKLLSTAISAWQNLGRHGMSYSPRRRLLDCVRNEQPFNRDWRYFGANMYLWPNSMVLPTPDHIENWTVWPLAVDRSLIQIRFLVDKDRLDDTVASRINRSWEILREAALTEDFPMEETIQSNAGSHGNGTFIYGRSEISCQQLHREMARELAVPS; from the coding sequence ATGCTGGACGTCAGCGAAACGATTTCCAACCGTATCATAGACCATATCCGCAATGGCACCACCGATCTCGCCGACACCGATATGCTGGTTCCCATCGCGCATTTTTCCGATGAGGAGTATGCGAAGCGGGAAATCGACGCCATCCGGCGCCAGTTCCTGGTCGCCGCGCATCATAGCGAATTGCCCGAACCCGGCACCTTCCTGACCCGCGATATTCTGGGCACGTCGCTGCTGATCGTCCGTCGGCAGGACGGTGCTGTCGCCGCCTGTCTCAACATGTGCCGGCACCGCGGCGGCAAGGTGGAACTGGCCGAAAAGGGCAAGAAGAAGTTCTTCGTCTGCTCCTATCATGGCTGGTCCTATGCGCAGGACGGGGCGCTTCGCGGCGTGCCATATGAAGATACGTTCGACAGCATCGAAAAATCCTGCCGCAGCCTGATTCCCGTTCGCTGCGAGGAGCGGCATGGTTTCATCTGGGTCAACCTCGATACCAACGGCACGGGCGATCTCCAAAGCTTTCTCGGCCCGCTTGCAGATGAGCACATGCCGTCCTTCGACATTCCGGGCACTGTCATCTTCCGTACCGAAACGATCGAACTGGGCGTCAACTGGAAGATTATCCTGGACGGCGCGACGGATATTCTCCATCCTCAGTTCTTGCACGCCAATACTGTAGGAAAGCTGCTGAGTACTGCTATCTCCGCCTGGCAGAATCTGGGCCGGCATGGCATGTCCTATTCACCCCGGCGGCGTTTGCTCGATTGCGTGCGCAACGAACAACCCTTCAACCGCGACTGGCGCTATTTCGGCGCCAACATGTATCTATGGCCCAATTCCATGGTATTGCCGACGCCCGACCATATCGAGAACTGGACTGTCTGGCCGCTGGCGGTCGACCGTTCGCTGATCCAGATCCGTTTCCTGGTGGATAAGGATCGTCTTGACGACACGGTCGCGAGCCGGATCAACCGGAGCTGGGAGATTTTGCGAGAAGCAGCACTGACCGAGGACTTTCCGATGGAAGAAACGATCCAGAGCAATGCCGGTTCTCATGGGAACGGCACCTTCATCTACGGCCGCAGTGAGATTTCCTGTCAGCAGTTGCATCGCGAAATGGCGCGGGAGCTGGCAGTCCCTTCATAG
- a CDS encoding amidohydrolase family protein gives MSDYDLVIRNGTIVDGRGAAPYRGDLAIRGSHIAAVGTFEGSGHQEIDATDRIVTPGFIDVHTHYDGQVTWEHTLGPSSNHGVTTVIGGNCGVGFAPCRPGDQDRLIKVMEGVEDIPEVVMAEGIPWNWESFPEYLDSLSDRAFDIDVGMQVAHSPLRVYVMGDRGINHEASTESDRQRMADLVTEAVRAGAIGVSTSRSLGHRAKDGHPAPSVLTADEELFALARGLGAAKGGVFQIIVDVHREPEGEMRVMEEIARQSARPISFSLAEIVERPAAWRAMIAGLDRAQAAGLPIRGQVFPRPIGVMMGLELSLSPIVNRPGYIAIKHLPLAERVAILRNPEVKARILAEEPIPDPTPITNALIGAVDKCFALGEQPDYMPDIAMRLDKRAEQAGVTPLSLAYDLMLEQDGHAILYYPSANFTTGTAEPIREMMLHEHTILGLGDGGAHYGMICDAGFPTYVLTHWARDVEEGQRMPIEWIVQELSRRPAETVGLTDRGVLAPGYKADINVIDHSNLMLHSPRVAHDLPAGGRRLHQRAEGYDATIVSGVVTYRHGVPTGQLPGRLVRGDGYAPLERVA, from the coding sequence ATGAGCGACTATGACCTCGTAATCCGCAATGGCACGATCGTCGACGGACGGGGCGCTGCGCCTTATCGGGGCGACCTTGCGATCCGGGGTTCCCACATCGCCGCTGTTGGTACGTTTGAAGGTTCCGGCCACCAGGAAATCGACGCGACGGACAGGATCGTGACGCCGGGCTTCATCGACGTGCATACCCATTATGATGGTCAGGTGACGTGGGAACATACGCTCGGCCCGTCCAGCAACCATGGCGTGACGACGGTGATCGGCGGCAATTGCGGCGTGGGTTTCGCGCCCTGCCGACCCGGCGACCAAGACCGGCTTATCAAGGTCATGGAAGGTGTTGAGGACATCCCCGAAGTCGTGATGGCGGAAGGTATTCCATGGAACTGGGAAAGCTTTCCGGAATATCTGGATTCGCTTTCCGACCGGGCCTTCGACATCGATGTCGGCATGCAGGTCGCCCATTCTCCGTTGCGCGTCTATGTCATGGGCGATCGGGGCATCAATCATGAGGCATCGACCGAATCCGACCGGCAGCGCATGGCCGACCTTGTGACCGAAGCAGTCCGTGCCGGCGCCATCGGCGTGTCGACTTCACGCTCGCTTGGCCATCGCGCGAAGGATGGCCATCCCGCGCCGAGCGTGCTGACCGCCGATGAAGAACTCTTCGCACTCGCTCGTGGTCTGGGCGCTGCGAAAGGTGGCGTTTTCCAGATCATCGTCGATGTGCATCGCGAGCCGGAAGGCGAAATGCGGGTGATGGAGGAAATAGCCCGCCAGTCGGCACGACCCATATCCTTTTCTCTGGCCGAGATCGTCGAACGGCCAGCGGCATGGCGGGCGATGATTGCGGGGCTCGATCGCGCCCAGGCGGCGGGCCTGCCAATCCGTGGTCAGGTCTTCCCGCGCCCGATCGGTGTGATGATGGGCCTGGAACTCAGCCTCAGCCCCATTGTCAACCGGCCGGGTTATATCGCCATCAAGCATTTGCCCCTTGCCGAGCGCGTGGCCATCCTGCGGAATCCTGAGGTCAAGGCGCGCATCCTGGCCGAAGAACCGATCCCCGATCCGACGCCGATCACCAACGCGCTGATCGGCGCGGTCGACAAATGTTTCGCCCTTGGCGAGCAGCCGGATTATATGCCCGATATTGCGATGCGGCTGGACAAACGGGCCGAGCAGGCGGGCGTGACGCCCCTGTCACTGGCCTATGACCTGATGCTGGAACAGGATGGGCACGCCATCCTCTATTATCCCAGTGCCAATTTCACGACGGGCACGGCGGAACCGATCCGCGAAATGATGCTGCATGAGCACACAATATTGGGTCTGGGTGACGGCGGAGCGCACTATGGTATGATCTGCGATGCCGGCTTCCCCACTTATGTTCTCACCCATTGGGCGCGCGATGTCGAGGAAGGGCAGCGGATGCCGATAGAATGGATCGTGCAGGAACTGTCCCGGCGTCCGGCCGAAACGGTGGGCCTGACCGACCGCGGCGTGCTGGCGCCCGGCTACAAGGCCGATATCAACGTCATCGACCATAGCAACCTTATGCTGCATTCGCCGCGCGTGGCACATGACCTGCCGGCGGGTGGACGCCGACTCCATCAGCGCGCTGAAGGCTATGACGCCACCATCGTCAGCGGCGTAGTGACCTATCGCCACGGCGTGCCGACGGGGCAATTGCCCGGCAGGCTTGTTCGTGGCGACGGCTATGCGCCTCTGGAGCGCGTGGCCTGA
- a CDS encoding CaiB/BaiF CoA-transferase family protein produces MSGYDFLKDLIVLEVSQLGPDGLGMQLADMGATVVKVETPDGGDPVRYSGFTAVGEPDGFSYMHMRWNRGKRSLSLDMKTDKGREIFRALAAKADVVIEGMRAGVLERLGLGYEALKAINPRLVFCTINGMGATGPYAPMASHGPSFDAYGGLGQIDKRKDISNFGGEQPTSIGMHAVGIVAAVGVLSAVIKAQRTGEGAALEVAAADCAALWLPDAIDPVLNPDQTFERPGFADSQKRMLRWPRMDNYRTADGKAIYFMGLTEKYWQSFARLVDRPDLATIYADAPSEEDADRIVHGELTAIFLTRSQADWIAALRTVDIPVMPVNSFKDVVADPHFVARNNVYAVTHPKAGKMTLVSTPIKTSQPFRADLAPLLGEHSEALLQDLLGLDGEAVAALRTDGVVG; encoded by the coding sequence ATGAGCGGATATGATTTCCTGAAAGACTTGATCGTGCTGGAAGTGTCGCAACTCGGCCCGGACGGGCTGGGCATGCAACTGGCCGACATGGGGGCAACCGTGGTGAAGGTCGAGACGCCCGATGGGGGCGATCCCGTCCGCTATTCCGGGTTCACCGCCGTCGGTGAGCCGGACGGCTTCAGCTACATGCACATGCGCTGGAACCGGGGCAAACGCAGCCTGTCGCTCGACATGAAGACCGACAAGGGACGCGAGATATTCCGCGCGCTGGCGGCAAAGGCCGATGTGGTCATCGAAGGCATGCGCGCAGGCGTGCTGGAGCGGCTGGGCCTGGGTTATGAGGCGCTGAAGGCTATTAACCCGCGCCTCGTTTTCTGCACGATCAACGGCATGGGGGCGACAGGCCCTTATGCGCCTATGGCTTCGCACGGCCCGTCCTTTGACGCCTATGGCGGCCTCGGCCAGATCGACAAGCGCAAGGACATCAGCAATTTCGGCGGCGAGCAGCCGACGTCCATCGGCATGCACGCGGTTGGCATCGTCGCGGCGGTCGGTGTCCTTTCGGCGGTCATCAAGGCGCAGCGCACCGGTGAAGGCGCGGCCCTGGAAGTGGCGGCGGCCGATTGCGCCGCGCTGTGGCTACCCGACGCGATTGATCCTGTGCTCAATCCCGACCAGACCTTTGAGCGGCCCGGCTTTGCCGACAGCCAGAAACGGATGCTGCGCTGGCCACGCATGGACAATTATCGAACCGCTGACGGCAAGGCGATCTACTTTATGGGCCTGACCGAGAAATATTGGCAGAGTTTCGCCCGGCTCGTCGACCGGCCCGATCTCGCCACCATTTATGCCGACGCGCCCAGTGAGGAGGATGCCGACCGCATCGTCCACGGTGAACTGACCGCCATTTTCCTGACGCGATCACAGGCGGACTGGATCGCAGCGCTCCGCACCGTTGATATTCCGGTCATGCCGGTGAACAGCTTCAAGGATGTCGTCGCAGATCCGCATTTCGTCGCGCGGAATAATGTCTACGCAGTCACGCATCCCAAGGCGGGCAAGATGACCCTCGTCTCCACGCCGATCAAGACCAGCCAGCCTTTCCGCGCGGATCTCGCCCCACTGCTGGGCGAACATAGCGAAGCTTTGCTTCAGGATCTGCTTGGCTTGGACGGTGAGGCCGTTGCGGCCTTGCGTACGGACGGCGTCGTCGGCTGA
- a CDS encoding PQQ-dependent dehydrogenase, methanol/ethanol family, with protein sequence MSRLSVKRGGLVAVAILGAMGALLLRGGGAATTSTAQQVMLAAMAKGDQWVTTGGTYEEQRFGRQTQINPDTISRLKLAWYADLNSTRGQESTPLVVDGVMYVTTAWNKLVALEAETGRQIWAFDPKLSPAKAAIACCDVISRGAAYYDGMIFAAVIDGRLIGLDARTGKQIWSVQTTDPNQPYSISGAPRAFNGKVIIGNGGADVGVRGYVTAYDAKTGKKLWRFYTIPGNPAKDGDGEVSDRPLRELAQKTWFGRYWDHGGGGTAWDSIVYDPDFNQLYIGVGNGGPWNRKLRSQDKGDNLFLSSIVAVDADTGEYKWHYQETPGESWDFTATQQITLADLTIDGKPRKVLMQAPKNGFFYILDRQTGKLLSAKNYVPVNWASHVDMKTGRPVENPEARYRDGKSFISMPGSAGGHNWFPMSYNPGTGLVYIPAQEIPFLYKDDAKFVYRPALMNYGVDLTATAVPNDPAGQKAANAALKGYLLAWDPVRQKEVWRVDHPTTWNGGVLSTAGNLVFQGTRQGSFQAFDARNGRKLWSFPAQTGLQAGPVSYEIKGRQYIAIVAGDGGGANALPDFDGGYSQPDGRVLVFALDGKAALPPFTPARAPLALTKEKWPSDVVANGSRLFANVCSMCHGAGGYSKGVLPDLRRSGALPDRATWKAIVHDGALADSGMKSFAPWMSVDDVESIRAYVQSQAQAAARNGQQ encoded by the coding sequence ATGTCTCGATTATCTGTGAAGCGTGGTGGCCTGGTAGCGGTCGCCATTCTTGGCGCCATGGGCGCCCTCCTTCTGCGCGGGGGTGGCGCCGCCACGACCAGCACGGCGCAGCAGGTCATGCTCGCCGCCATGGCAAAGGGCGACCAATGGGTCACGACCGGCGGCACCTATGAAGAACAGCGTTTCGGGCGCCAGACGCAGATCAATCCCGATACGATCAGCCGGTTGAAGCTTGCCTGGTATGCCGACCTTAACAGCACGCGTGGCCAGGAATCGACCCCGCTGGTGGTCGATGGCGTCATGTATGTGACGACCGCCTGGAACAAGCTAGTCGCGCTCGAGGCGGAAACCGGCCGGCAGATTTGGGCCTTCGATCCGAAGCTCTCACCGGCAAAGGCGGCGATCGCGTGCTGTGACGTCATCAGCCGTGGTGCGGCCTATTATGACGGCATGATTTTCGCCGCAGTCATCGATGGTCGCCTGATCGGACTCGACGCCAGGACCGGCAAGCAGATCTGGTCCGTCCAGACGACCGATCCCAACCAGCCCTACTCCATCAGCGGCGCGCCCCGCGCCTTCAACGGCAAGGTCATCATCGGCAACGGCGGCGCGGATGTGGGCGTGCGCGGCTATGTGACCGCCTATGATGCGAAGACCGGCAAGAAGCTGTGGCGCTTCTACACCATCCCGGGCAATCCCGCGAAGGACGGCGATGGCGAAGTGTCCGACCGTCCGCTCAGGGAACTGGCGCAGAAGACATGGTTCGGCCGCTATTGGGACCATGGCGGCGGCGGCACGGCCTGGGACTCGATCGTCTACGATCCGGATTTCAATCAGCTGTACATCGGCGTCGGCAATGGCGGTCCCTGGAACCGCAAGCTGCGCTCGCAGGACAAGGGGGATAATCTCTTCCTCTCCTCCATCGTTGCGGTCGATGCCGACACCGGCGAATATAAATGGCATTATCAGGAAACGCCGGGCGAAAGCTGGGACTTCACCGCGACGCAACAGATCACGCTGGCGGATCTCACCATCGACGGCAAGCCGCGCAAGGTGCTGATGCAGGCGCCCAAAAACGGCTTCTTCTATATTCTCGACCGCCAGACCGGAAAATTGCTGTCGGCCAAAAATTATGTACCCGTGAACTGGGCCAGTCATGTCGACATGAAGACTGGGCGGCCGGTTGAAAATCCCGAGGCGCGTTACCGGGACGGCAAATCCTTCATCAGCATGCCGGGCAGCGCTGGGGGGCACAACTGGTTTCCGATGTCGTACAATCCCGGCACCGGCCTCGTCTATATTCCGGCGCAGGAGATTCCGTTCCTTTACAAGGACGATGCCAAATTCGTCTATCGCCCGGCGCTGATGAATTATGGCGTCGACCTGACCGCCACCGCAGTCCCCAATGACCCTGCCGGGCAAAAGGCGGCGAATGCGGCGCTCAAGGGTTATCTGCTCGCCTGGGACCCGGTGCGGCAGAAGGAAGTCTGGCGCGTTGACCATCCCACCACATGGAATGGCGGTGTACTTTCGACCGCCGGCAATCTGGTCTTTCAGGGCACGCGGCAGGGCAGTTTCCAGGCCTTTGACGCGCGCAACGGGCGCAAGCTTTGGAGCTTCCCCGCGCAGACGGGCCTTCAGGCCGGGCCCGTGTCCTACGAGATCAAGGGGCGTCAATATATCGCCATCGTCGCCGGTGATGGCGGCGGCGCCAATGCCCTGCCGGATTTCGACGGCGGCTATTCCCAACCCGATGGACGCGTGCTGGTATTCGCCCTGGACGGGAAGGCTGCGCTTCCGCCCTTCACGCCGGCGCGCGCGCCTCTCGCACTGACGAAGGAAAAATGGCCGTCCGATGTGGTGGCCAACGGATCGCGCCTCTTCGCCAATGTTTGTTCTATGTGCCATGGCGCGGGCGGCTATTCCAAGGGCGTGCTGCCCGACCTGCGACGCTCCGGTGCGCTGCCTGATAGGGCGACGTGGAAGGCCATCGTTCATGACGGTGCGTTGGCGGACAGCGGCATGAAGAGTTTCGCGCCCTGGATGTCGGTGGACGATGTCGAAAGCATCCGCGCCTATGTGCAGAGCCAGGCCCAGGCGGCGGCAAGGAACGGACAGCAATGA
- a CDS encoding aromatic ring-hydroxylating dioxygenase subunit alpha: MTNIKSDVFDLMVDHIRNGTTDLADADLRIPSRHFSSEEHAAAERDLLRRLPLIAAHHAELPDPGSFITRDVMGVALLIVRQPDGTVAAFRNMCRHRGGKVEMAPSGNKPFFVCGYHGWSYNRAGALRGIPFEDSFDPIDRGCHSLIPVGCAERHGLIWVDLSVREPALNLSAFMSEEADREFATFQIDKTVIAIEHDYTLDVNWKLVMDGAYDVLHPQFLHPTGVGKLVHSNVGIWKDYGRHGQLFTARRRLAEVVKKGENPEAAWRYFATVFVLYPNSLCIAAPDHYEFWTVWPDEQSASRCHVRIRFLIDPAKLTDEMQARLERSLAILEEAAMNEDWPMEETIQANARTSPDVEFIYGRSEISCQHLHRQLGRDLAAASQ; encoded by the coding sequence ATGACCAACATCAAAAGCGACGTGTTCGACCTTATGGTGGACCATATCCGCAACGGGACGACCGATCTGGCAGACGCTGACCTGCGGATCCCCTCCCGCCATTTTTCGTCCGAGGAGCATGCCGCCGCCGAACGCGACCTGCTGCGCCGATTGCCGCTGATTGCCGCGCATCATGCCGAACTGCCTGATCCGGGCAGCTTCATCACCCGCGATGTGATGGGTGTGGCACTGTTGATCGTGCGGCAGCCCGATGGCACGGTCGCGGCCTTCCGCAACATGTGTCGCCATCGCGGCGGCAAGGTGGAGATGGCGCCGTCGGGCAACAAGCCGTTCTTCGTCTGCGGCTATCATGGCTGGTCCTATAATCGCGCCGGTGCCCTGCGCGGCATTCCGTTCGAAGACAGCTTCGATCCCATCGATCGTGGGTGTCACAGTCTGATCCCGGTCGGCTGTGCGGAGCGGCATGGTCTGATCTGGGTGGACCTCTCAGTCAGGGAACCGGCGCTCAACCTTAGCGCTTTCATGAGCGAGGAAGCCGATCGCGAATTTGCGACCTTCCAGATCGACAAAACGGTCATCGCGATCGAGCATGATTATACGCTCGACGTCAACTGGAAGCTGGTGATGGATGGTGCCTATGACGTGCTCCATCCCCAGTTCCTCCATCCTACCGGGGTCGGCAAGTTGGTCCACTCGAATGTCGGCATCTGGAAGGATTATGGCCGCCACGGCCAACTCTTCACCGCCCGCCGCCGACTGGCCGAGGTGGTGAAAAAGGGTGAGAATCCCGAAGCTGCCTGGCGTTATTTCGCCACCGTGTTCGTCCTCTATCCCAATTCGCTCTGCATTGCCGCGCCCGATCATTATGAATTCTGGACGGTCTGGCCGGACGAGCAGTCGGCGTCCCGCTGCCATGTCCGGATTCGCTTTCTGATCGATCCCGCGAAACTGACCGACGAAATGCAGGCACGTCTGGAACGCAGTCTTGCGATCCTGGAGGAAGCCGCGATGAATGAGGATTGGCCGATGGAGGAAACGATCCAGGCCAATGCCCGTACCAGCCCCGATGTCGAATTCATCTATGGGCGCAGTGAGATCAGCTGCCAGCATCTGCATCGTCAGCTCGGCAGGGATCTGGCTGCCGCTTCGCAATGA
- a CDS encoding aldehyde dehydrogenase family protein: protein MKATSKRYRKEFRTQAAAEALKVAPATGPANDIGPMVSLQQWENVQSYIRLGQDEGATLLTGGEGRPEHLDRGWFARPTIFAGVTNQMRVAREEIFGPVLCVTPYRHEAEAIAIARH from the coding sequence ATGAAGGCGACGAGCAAGCGTTACCGCAAGGAGTTCAGGACGCAGGCGGCGGCGGAAGCGCTTAAGGTCGCCCCAGCTACCGGTCCGGCCAATGATATCGGCCCAATGGTGAGCCTGCAGCAATGGGAGAATGTCCAGTCCTACATCCGGTTGGGTCAGGACGAAGGCGCGACCCTGCTCACCGGCGGCGAAGGGCGCCCGGAACATCTCGATCGCGGCTGGTTTGCCCGACCCACGATCTTCGCAGGCGTCACCAACCAGATGCGGGTTGCACGCGAGGAGATATTCGGTCCGGTGCTGTGCGTGACCCCCTATCGTCATGAGGCTGAAGCCATCGCGATCGCCCGACACTGA
- a CDS encoding aldehyde dehydrogenase family protein — MRLKPSRSPDTDYSLAACILSSDLERVKRVAGQIEAGRVAINAVPREPHAPFGGFKQSGIGREFGAFGLDAFPEPRTIIA, encoded by the coding sequence ATGAGGCTGAAGCCATCGCGATCGCCCGACACTGATTACAGTCTGGCGGCCTGTATCCTATCATCCGATCTGGAACGGGTAAAGCGTGTCGCTGGACAGATCGAAGCCGGCCGCGTCGCCATTAATGCTGTGCCGCGTGAACCGCACGCGCCATTCGGCGGGTTCAAGCAATCGGGGATCGGCCGCGAGTTTGGTGCGTTCGGGCTCGACGCTTTCCCCGAACCGCGCACAATCATCGCTTGA
- a CDS encoding aldehyde dehydrogenase family protein, whose product MMMGERAMHPAIDSRTAASLARPFRMLIDGQFVDALGGETIDVRNPATGEVIATVPVGGKEDMDRAVAAARRAFDQGSWSSLRPDERGRILWRTAELLEARADEFAELETLDNGKPIASARHGDIPYAASVLRYWAGWCTKVGGTTPLADTPGEYMVQTWPEPVGVAGLITPWNYPLAMAVVKHGPALAAGCTTIHKPAEQTPLTALRLGELFMEAGMPPGVVNIVTGHGRVAGAALADHEGVDKISFTGSTEVGKSLIGASRGNLKRLSLELGGKSPTIIFPDADMEKAIAGAAFGIFRNSGQVCAAGSRLYVPRSHFDQVIEGMAAIAQAHRIGPGLDPATTLGPVVSDVQQHRVLGYIESGIAEGATVVTGGRARGDQGYFVEPTILTDVNPRMRVVREEIFGPVVVATPVDDVEELAALANGTIYGLATTIWTQNISNAYRLAKRLRAGYVWVNCNGIAGPNLPFGGFKQSGWGREGGPEGIHAFTETKTVITAL is encoded by the coding sequence ATGATGATGGGAGAGCGCGCCATGCATCCGGCCATCGACAGTCGCACCGCGGCATCGCTTGCCCGGCCATTCCGAATGCTGATCGACGGCCAGTTCGTCGATGCGCTGGGCGGTGAGACCATCGACGTCCGCAATCCCGCCACGGGGGAGGTCATCGCAACTGTCCCGGTTGGCGGGAAGGAGGATATGGATCGCGCTGTCGCGGCCGCCCGGCGTGCCTTTGACCAGGGAAGCTGGTCCTCGCTGCGTCCCGACGAGCGCGGCCGCATCCTCTGGCGCACCGCCGAACTGCTGGAAGCGCGCGCCGACGAATTTGCCGAGCTGGAAACGCTGGACAATGGCAAGCCCATCGCGTCCGCCCGCCACGGCGATATTCCCTATGCCGCGTCCGTGCTGCGTTATTGGGCTGGCTGGTGCACCAAGGTTGGAGGCACGACACCGCTGGCCGACACGCCGGGCGAATATATGGTTCAGACCTGGCCTGAGCCGGTCGGCGTCGCGGGGCTGATTACACCCTGGAATTATCCGCTGGCCATGGCGGTCGTGAAGCATGGCCCCGCTCTGGCCGCTGGATGCACCACCATCCACAAACCGGCGGAACAGACGCCGCTGACCGCCCTGCGGCTGGGCGAATTGTTCATGGAAGCCGGTATGCCGCCGGGCGTGGTCAACATCGTCACCGGCCATGGGCGCGTCGCGGGCGCGGCGCTCGCCGATCATGAAGGCGTCGACAAGATTTCCTTCACCGGCTCGACCGAGGTAGGGAAGTCGCTGATCGGCGCGTCACGTGGCAATCTCAAGCGATTGTCGCTGGAACTGGGCGGCAAGTCGCCGACCATCATCTTCCCCGATGCGGATATGGAAAAGGCGATTGCGGGCGCAGCCTTCGGCATCTTCCGCAACAGTGGCCAGGTCTGCGCCGCCGGGTCCCGCCTCTATGTGCCGCGTTCGCATTTCGATCAGGTGATCGAGGGCATGGCCGCGATCGCGCAGGCGCATCGGATCGGGCCGGGCCTTGATCCCGCGACAACGCTCGGCCCGGTGGTTTCGGATGTGCAGCAGCACCGGGTGCTGGGCTATATCGAGTCTGGGATCGCGGAAGGCGCCACGGTCGTTACCGGCGGCAGGGCCCGTGGCGATCAGGGCTATTTCGTTGAGCCGACGATCCTGACGGACGTCAATCCCCGGATGCGCGTCGTCAGGGAAGAGATATTCGGTCCTGTGGTCGTGGCGACACCTGTCGACGATGTCGAGGAACTGGCGGCGCTGGCCAATGGCACGATTTATGGTCTTGCGACCACGATCTGGACGCAGAACATCTCCAATGCCTATCGCCTCGCAAAGCGGCTTCGCGCCGGATATGTCTGGGTCAACTGCAACGGCATCGCCGGTCCCAACCTGCCCTTCGGCGGCTTCAAACAGTCGGGATGGGGGCGGGAGGGTGGCCCGGAGGGTATCCACGCCTTCACGGAGACCAAGACCGTCATCACAGCGCTCTAG
- a CDS encoding LysR family transcriptional regulator: MDLRQLRHFRQIAESGSVSAASGVVHVAQPALSRQMRALEEEFGTPLFVRTGRGVLLTPAGQSLLVEARHLLDEADRVSKYIRSFGTRLSGEATIGLSPTIGRLLTLPLAQCVRADYPALKLRIAEAFSGTLLEWLQTGRIDAAILYHKPVSGSIQSELVGREPLSIIGGSDAIPFPARAEVPIRALAGHSLVLPTPQHGLRKMVDEHVATHGVPLDLMFEFDALDAMIAVARQGIALTILPESAVRPELASGTLRAWRIGDPALVRPIVIATASQRADAIGQREIVQLLRRVILSTAQESGWGILSQSG, translated from the coding sequence ATGGACCTGCGCCAGCTCCGTCATTTCCGCCAGATCGCCGAGAGCGGCAGCGTATCGGCAGCCAGCGGCGTCGTGCACGTGGCGCAACCGGCGCTTAGTCGCCAGATGCGCGCGCTGGAGGAGGAATTCGGGACCCCCCTTTTCGTTCGCACCGGCCGCGGCGTGCTTCTGACTCCAGCTGGCCAGTCGCTCCTGGTCGAGGCGCGTCACCTGCTGGATGAGGCCGACCGGGTAAGCAAATATATACGCAGCTTCGGCACGCGGCTTTCTGGCGAAGCAACCATCGGCCTTTCTCCCACCATCGGACGGCTGCTGACTCTCCCTCTCGCCCAATGCGTGCGCGCTGACTATCCGGCACTAAAGCTGCGCATTGCCGAAGCCTTTAGCGGCACCTTGCTGGAATGGCTCCAGACCGGGCGGATCGATGCCGCCATTCTCTATCACAAACCAGTGAGCGGATCGATCCAGTCGGAACTGGTAGGGCGCGAACCACTCTCCATCATCGGCGGCAGTGATGCAATTCCCTTTCCGGCCAGAGCAGAAGTGCCGATCCGCGCACTGGCGGGGCATTCGCTCGTACTCCCAACGCCGCAACATGGTTTACGCAAGATGGTCGACGAGCATGTCGCGACGCATGGCGTACCACTTGATCTGATGTTTGAATTTGATGCGCTGGATGCAATGATCGCCGTAGCGCGGCAAGGAATCGCGCTCACCATCCTCCCGGAATCTGCGGTACGGCCAGAACTCGCCTCCGGCACGTTGCGAGCATGGCGGATCGGTGATCCAGCGCTGGTACGTCCAATAGTGATCGCTACCGCTTCCCAGCGCGCCGACGCCATCGGACAACGAGAGATCGTCCAGCTGCTGCGCCGGGTCATTCTATCGACCGCTCAAGAAAGCGGATGGGGAATCCTGTCGCAGTCCGGCTAA